In Manis pentadactyla isolate mManPen7 chromosome 3, mManPen7.hap1, whole genome shotgun sequence, a single window of DNA contains:
- the RABEPK gene encoding rab9 effector protein with kelch motifs isoform X1, producing MNPDTMKQLPVLEPGDKPRRATWYTLTPTGDSPCARVGHSCSYLPPVGDAKRGKVFIIGGADPNRSFSDVHTMDLGTQCWELVASEGLLPRYEHASFVPPCTPHSVWVFGGADQSGNRNCLQVLNPETRTWTIPEVTNLPPSPRTFHTSSAAIGNQLYVFGGGERGAQPVQDVKLHVFDANTLTWSQPETLGKPPSPRHGHVMVAAGTKLFIHGGLAGDKFYDDLHCIDISDMKWQQLSPTGAAPIGCAAHSAVTMGKHVYVFGGMTPTGALDTMYQYHTEKQHWTLLKFDTFLPPGRLDHSMCIIPWPVMSASEKNSNSTTVNCDAEKGDSTDKGVTQGGDSHEENHTNTLLCFVFGGMNTEGEIYDDCIVTVVD from the exons ATGAATCCG GACACCATGAAGCAGCTGCCAGTCTTGGAGCCTGGAGACAAGCCCAGAAGAGCAACATG GTACACCTTGACCCCCACTGGAGACAGCCCCTGTGCTCGGGTTGGCCACAGCTGCTCATATTTACCCCCTGTTGGTGATGCCAAGAGAGGGAAGGTCTTCATCATTGGGGGAGCAGATCCAAACAGGAGCTTCTCAGATGTTCACACCATGGATCTGG GAACACAGTGCTGGGAGTTAGTCGCCTCGGAGGGCCTCTTGCCCCGATATGAGCATGCCAGCTTTGTTCCCCCGTGCACGCCTCACAGCGTCTGGGTGTTTGGAGGTGCTGACCAATCAGGAAATAGAAATTGCCTCCAAGTTCTGAATCCTG AAACCAGGACTTGGACCATACCAGAGGTGACCAACCTGCCACCATCCCCAAGAACATTTCACACATCTTCGGCAGCCATTGGAAACCAGCTGTATGTCTTTGGAGGTGGAGAGAGAGGTGCCCAGCCCGTGCAGGATGTGAAACTTCATGTGTTTGATGCAA ACACTCTGACCTGGTCACAGCCAGAGACACTTGGAAAACCTCCATCCCCCCGGCACGGTCATGTAATGGTAGCAGCAGGGACAAAACTGTTCATCCATGGAGGTTTGGCAGGGGACAAGTTCTATGATGATCTCCATTGCATTGATATAA GTGACATGAAGTGGCAGCAGCTCAGTCCCACTGGGGCAGCTCCCATTGGCTGTGCTGCCCACTCAGCTGTGACCATGGGGAAACATGTATATGTCTTCGGAGGGATGACTCCCACGGGAGCCCTGGACACAATGTACCAGTATCACACAG AAAAGCAGCACTGGACCTTGCTTAAATTTGATACTTTTCTGCCCCCTGGACGATTGGACCATTCCATGTGTATCATTCCATGGCCAGTGATGTCTGCTTCTGAGAAAAATTCAAATTCTACCACTGTGAACTGTGATGCTGAGAAAGGGGATTCCACTGACAAAGGAGTGACTCAGGGTGGTGACTCACACGAGGAAAATCACACTAACACGCTGCTCTGTTTTGTGTTTGGTGGGATGAATACAGAAGGGGAAATCTATGATGATTGTATTGTGACTGTAGTTGACTAA
- the RABEPK gene encoding rab9 effector protein with kelch motifs isoform X2, which yields MKQLPVLEPGDKPRRATWYTLTPTGDSPCARVGHSCSYLPPVGDAKRGKVFIIGGADPNRSFSDVHTMDLGTQCWELVASEGLLPRYEHASFVPPCTPHSVWVFGGADQSGNRNCLQVLNPETRTWTIPEVTNLPPSPRTFHTSSAAIGNQLYVFGGGERGAQPVQDVKLHVFDANTLTWSQPETLGKPPSPRHGHVMVAAGTKLFIHGGLAGDKFYDDLHCIDISDMKWQQLSPTGAAPIGCAAHSAVTMGKHVYVFGGMTPTGALDTMYQYHTEKQHWTLLKFDTFLPPGRLDHSMCIIPWPVMSASEKNSNSTTVNCDAEKGDSTDKGVTQGGDSHEENHTNTLLCFVFGGMNTEGEIYDDCIVTVVD from the exons ATGAAGCAGCTGCCAGTCTTGGAGCCTGGAGACAAGCCCAGAAGAGCAACATG GTACACCTTGACCCCCACTGGAGACAGCCCCTGTGCTCGGGTTGGCCACAGCTGCTCATATTTACCCCCTGTTGGTGATGCCAAGAGAGGGAAGGTCTTCATCATTGGGGGAGCAGATCCAAACAGGAGCTTCTCAGATGTTCACACCATGGATCTGG GAACACAGTGCTGGGAGTTAGTCGCCTCGGAGGGCCTCTTGCCCCGATATGAGCATGCCAGCTTTGTTCCCCCGTGCACGCCTCACAGCGTCTGGGTGTTTGGAGGTGCTGACCAATCAGGAAATAGAAATTGCCTCCAAGTTCTGAATCCTG AAACCAGGACTTGGACCATACCAGAGGTGACCAACCTGCCACCATCCCCAAGAACATTTCACACATCTTCGGCAGCCATTGGAAACCAGCTGTATGTCTTTGGAGGTGGAGAGAGAGGTGCCCAGCCCGTGCAGGATGTGAAACTTCATGTGTTTGATGCAA ACACTCTGACCTGGTCACAGCCAGAGACACTTGGAAAACCTCCATCCCCCCGGCACGGTCATGTAATGGTAGCAGCAGGGACAAAACTGTTCATCCATGGAGGTTTGGCAGGGGACAAGTTCTATGATGATCTCCATTGCATTGATATAA GTGACATGAAGTGGCAGCAGCTCAGTCCCACTGGGGCAGCTCCCATTGGCTGTGCTGCCCACTCAGCTGTGACCATGGGGAAACATGTATATGTCTTCGGAGGGATGACTCCCACGGGAGCCCTGGACACAATGTACCAGTATCACACAG AAAAGCAGCACTGGACCTTGCTTAAATTTGATACTTTTCTGCCCCCTGGACGATTGGACCATTCCATGTGTATCATTCCATGGCCAGTGATGTCTGCTTCTGAGAAAAATTCAAATTCTACCACTGTGAACTGTGATGCTGAGAAAGGGGATTCCACTGACAAAGGAGTGACTCAGGGTGGTGACTCACACGAGGAAAATCACACTAACACGCTGCTCTGTTTTGTGTTTGGTGGGATGAATACAGAAGGGGAAATCTATGATGATTGTATTGTGACTGTAGTTGACTAA